In Ornithodoros turicata isolate Travis chromosome 1, ASM3712646v1, whole genome shotgun sequence, the DNA window gtcatGGATCCAGTCCTCCCTTACAGTTTGACAAGTTACACACTTAGTGGCGCTACTCGCATTTTCAATGACAATTGGTTTAAATGTCCATTGAACATGTAAGCATAGCAAGTAGGCCTCACTCCTTTCTCTAGTTGAACATCATTCCCCTCCTCCCCCCTTTCACCAAACACTGCCCGTTTGTCATGGGTATGGGTCACAGCTCTTCGAGTACACATGTATTCATTCACAGGTCAGTCACAGGTATTCACAGGTCATCTGACAGGTATTCGCAAATTAAATACagtcttcaacaacaacaacaacagatatattccgatgatgaagtggggaggttttccactctggGAGTGGGGATGAAATACGGGCGCACAGTGTTTAAACCACATTCGTGTTTCTCAGTGTGCTGAGAATAATTAATCTTCCATTTCTCTTTCGCCGAAAAGAAGACGGAAATGCCCGCGCACCGAAAGATCCGCGTGCTCCAAGATACCCGTGCACCGCAATGTCCGTGCTAAAATGTCCCGTACCGAAATGTCCCGATTCCCGTGTCAAACGATGTCTTTCCTTCTCCGAGCTCTCCAGTGTTCGTCGTTCCACTCATAACACCCCGAGTCTCTGATCCACCATGACGACAAGTCTTCGACTGCAGACTTAGTTCTAAAGTGTGCACTATACAATTTTTCGCACAGAGAAAAAGAATCTTTCATTCCAGCCGACGACATCGTACCTGTCCTTCCACTCGAGATACCCTTGATACAATCGGAAATCACTTTTCACGTTTTCCATATAATCAGCTAACTCTTTCGGTCCCTCGAAGGCAGACGCGTCTATCACGGAATGCGGTGCTGCTACGGCACTGTAGTTAACAGCGCCCAGGGCAACGGGTACGATGACGCGCTGGAGAGCGGAAAACAATTTTTCCGTCACGTAGTCGCGGCACAGTGCGTTTTCTAAGGCGAGCCAGAAGTAGTACTCAGACTCAAACTTACGGAAACAAGCATCGCAGGAATCTACGGGGCATTTGTGAGTCCCACATCGTCCGTAGACGTCGATGTGAATGTAACGCTGCAGTTCTTTTATGAAAGCTTCTCGTCCGCTGTGCGCGGCACAATTACTGACCACCCAGACTGCAGTCTTATTCTTTTGTTCCCATATTCTCTTACTGCTCGATGCTATTTCTTTACCCTTCTCTCTTCTCTCTAGCGATCCATATGCGACAGGAACATCCGAATCAGCTCGATAGGTCATAGTCCAGTTGAACACTGATTTCATGCTGTCGAGGTCGACGCCATCAGTATTGGGCGGCGCTTCCATACACCAAAACACCCACTTCTGTGCAGGCGAACGACGTGCGGGCATGTCCCTTAGGCTCATGTCTCTGACGTGAAACACTACGGCGTCGCTGGAAGAGAGAAGATCCCTGTTGTAAGTGACGTGACAGCGGCGACTACACTCCGGAATTTCAATCTCGTCCTGCGAAGAAAGCCCCAGCAGACGCGATCCGAAGAACGGTGTCCACAGCAAGATACGGGGGATGTCCGTTGTGGATGTCCGGGGGATGTTGCTGAACTTGGTGGAAGACGCCCGGCTGTACAGCATTGTCCGTACAGCATTTGCGTACGATGAAGTGGGAGGCCTCCAGAATGGTGCGCAGTCCCGTAGATGTACAGCGCTATTGCGGCCACTGCAACGAGTACGAGTATCCGCGGTGCCCATCGTGGACTTCGTGCCATGAGCTGCGCAAAAGTGTTTCACGGAAGGGAGACAATCCACACAATAACGCGCGGCTGTTATCGTCCACTCCTGATCCCGTGAGTCACGGAGAGATAAGAGACAAACGAGTATGCGATCGGCCGGCCTCCTACATTTCTGGTACTTCGGCCACTCGTGCCCTTATCGTGCGCGCCAGGTGTTCTCGGCACCGTGTTTTCACGCGCTTATTAGAGGGCGgttgtttctttatttattcatttatttaatttcgtgttagcgccgtgaagcaactctggctatgagcggcgtgcaagAGGGCGGTTGTAAAACGGTGGAGTAACAGCTGTTCGTTAGCTACTCCACTAGGACAAATGAGTCGTTCCACACCAAGTGATCCAATGGTTCTGCTCGACACTCGGCTTTTGGGTTTCCAAATCTTATCATGGATCCTCTGTGCTATCGGTACGCATTCCTCCAAAACCTTACTTAAAAATATTGAAGCGCTCTCGATCAAATTTGTGAATCGTTAGTAATCGCTAGTAGCCCAGCCTGCGGATATCCCACATTCATCTCAATAAGGAATTGCCACACATAAAggcattaaagggactctgaccagaaactgtgggagctctttcgtacttgtagtcgataaagcacccaacaaggactctccatgcgaaaattcatgcattaaaaccccgcggtttctctaaactcgaattttaaacattcgacttcatccgagtgcagcacgcctagcgtcaaaccgagacaacatacgtttatatagaatatccaccccggcccaccatcaagatgacgtcaacacgggggccactcgcaacacccacaattggctcaaacgcgtcacgtggtcacgcaatacctgtcaatttccttcatgaaagagcatttctatgttaatatttttttattacagagcctcaaaaagaaaaatataccctgcatttatcacctgcaacagtttctacgattttcttttcaatctgtacacgcgtttcatatgcttccgtatccggtcagctgtaatggatgccgtatgccgagcttgcgaactgcgaacttgtgggACTCCctgttcatcctctttgttcgggtcattgggttggtgttggagttggtcgccatattctggacgtttcacctatcgttgcggtgtactgttcttgatctgctgcgaagcgacgaaccgcaacggcgcAACGGCaatcactcgcctcagcgaaattctgtctgctgcatctcaaaggagcatggggacctgatgataccttcaactaaagaaaccaagtgtgctctcgtgtggtcctgacggaaaagtagtttcaacaaggttagcagatttatttttcagttccaagtctacgtactgaaaaccatacaagtgcagtcgatcattcccgtagctgttgtgtaacgcgtatgctttcttatgtatcccacagaaccctccactttttcaaccaagttatctttatgagatccttctgatggctccttactaggctatgcggctccgaagcattgagatggggaagcgtcgtggtagctgcacctccgctttcgaaagatgaaacagtctttccacactgtgcttactggctttgtatagagtttggcaaatccgacagacttggactgcctttttcaagaaaggttgaaatgtaagtatgtgtatattggtttcacattggtatcatttcatattggtaacatttcaTATtggtactttatatgctacagcatatcagcgtacattattattcaacacgtagtgtggcaaactcgacatcagtcacacaaagccaacaattgccttttcttcaattgcttatttttatcatatcatgtttttgtctatatctcaatttaccaaccaacaaagtatattattttagtataatcgtctgatatttaacaagtcacagttttaccatggttttggcgcactatagcccgagttgcttatgtgccattaaattgaatcatcatcatcttcaactgccattattcaattgaagtgccaggtggatataatgatatggcgagatatattttttgctgtcatcctggaattgctcgtttcagaagaatagtcaccgtgaagtttgttttcgttttctgaaacattaagaggactaaaacaaaacagttttctttcagagcatcccttatgcacctgcatttcaattccaatgtgtattacaagaatgacatactactcaacagagatgaacatctgaaagtgaaagagctggaacgaagatacgttaatctgtgtgaaaggtgcttagtatgtgtgtgagtcgaggacataggtctcaagctgattcctgtcttcagaagaggtgacaactatgctccttctatctaccaaccagctccactttttagggttccctgtaaactaatggagcacatcatgtactaccacgttgtcaaccaagttgagtctgtcgatttctttttttaaattccagcatggctttagaaaagggtattcaggcaaaactaacgtagtggaattcgttcacagcattttgagctgtcttgatttctgggtacacgtagatgtagtattttttttattttgtaagggcttttgacactgtgctgtatgctcgcgtgttggccaaagtagcctaattaaaatttgatcctgctacctggatatgcagtttctcaactaaccgtaaccgttgcgacaactcgtgaggagaacctatcatatcgccaccatgcagcatttgttatgttacaatcgcttcacatttttatctagtcaaaagcaaggccttttggtgatcggtcttgtatgattacatgcccctccgttatgtaacaccacactgggttcttcaacctatgagagataaataaatatatttccaagtacattgtttacaaggctcgttattccatttcgccacaccaccacaagcaat includes these proteins:
- the LOC135388749 gene encoding alpha-(1,3)-fucosyltransferase C-like, translating into MGTADTRTRCSGRNSAVHLRDCAPFWRPPTSSYANAVRTMLYSRASSTKFSNIPRTSTTDIPRILLWTPFFGSRLLGLSSQDEIEIPECSRRCHVTYNRDLLSSSDAVVFHVRDMSLRDMPARRSPAQKWVFWCMEAPPNTDGVDLDSMKSVFNWTMTYRADSDVPVAYGSLERREKGKEIASSSKRIWEQKNKTAVWVVSNCAAHSGREAFIKELQRYIHIDVYGRCGTHKCPVDSCDACFRKFESEYYFWLALENALCRDYVTEKLFSALQRVIVPVALGAVNYSAVAAPHSVIDASAFEGPKELADYMENVKSDFRLYQGYLEWKDRYDVVGWNERFFFSVRKIV